A window of the Cucurbita pepo subsp. pepo cultivar mu-cu-16 chromosome LG01, ASM280686v2, whole genome shotgun sequence genome harbors these coding sequences:
- the LOC111801766 gene encoding 60S ribosomal protein L23a-like — MAPKADNTKKTDPKAQALKTAKAVKSGPTFKKAKKIRTSVTFHRPKTLKKDRNPKYPRISATPRHKLDQYQILKYPLTTESAMKKIEDNNTLVFIVDIRADKKKIKDAVKKMYDIQTKKVNTLIRPDGTKKAYVRLTPDYDALDVANKIGIIXIPKLLELE; from the exons ATGGCACCTAAAG CTGACAACACCAAGAAGACTGATCCTAAAGCACAAGCCCTGAAGACAGCCAAGGCGGTCAAGTCTGGACCAACTTTCAAGAAGGCTAAGAAGATCAGAACATCGGTCACATTCCATCGCCCCAAGACATTGAAGAAGGATAGGAATCCCAAGTATCCTCGGATCAGTGCGACTCCTAGACATAAGTTAGACCAATACCAAATTCTTAAATATCCATTGACCACTGAGTCTGCAATGAAGAAGATTGAGGATAATAACACACTTGTTTTTATTGTCGATATTCGTGCcgacaagaaaaaaattaaagatgcTGTGAAGAAGATGTATGACATTCAGACCAAGAAAGTGAACACTTTAATCAG GCCTGATGGAACAAAGAAGGCATATGTTAGGTTAACCCCAGATTATGATGCTCTAGACGTGGCAAACAAGATTGGAATTATCTANATTCCAAAATTACTTGAGTTAGAATAA
- the LOC111800401 gene encoding tobamovirus multiplication protein 3-like — METSSVGMDNSPAKAFLLIDATTWWQEINDSLLWQDHIFLTLAALYGIVAIVALVQLVRIQLRVPEYGWTTQKVFHFLNFLVNGVRAVVFVFRRDVQSLEPPILHHILLDMPSLAFFTTYALLVLFWAEIYYQARAVSTDGLRPTFLTVNAVVYIIQIVLWLILWWNPVHVLATLSKMFFASVSLFAALGFLIYGGRLFLMLQRFPVESKGRRKKLQEVGYVTTICFSCFLVRCIMMCFNAFDQAADLDVLDHPVLNFIYYLLVEILPSSLVLFILRKLPPKRGITQYHPIR; from the exons ATGGAGACTAGCAGCGTCGGCATGGATAATTCGCCGGCGAAGGCGTTTTTGTTGATCGACGCAACCACTTGGTGGCAAGAAATCAATGATTCTCTCCTTTGGCAGGATCATATCTTCCTCACCCTTGCCGCTCTTTATGGCATCGTCGCCATCGTCGCTCTT GTTCAACTAGTTCGTATACAATTGAGGGTGCCGGAGTATGGTTGGACCACGCAGAAGgtcttccattttctcaatttcttgGTGAACGGAG TGCGGGCAGTCGTTTTTGTATTCCGTCGTGACGTACAGAGTTTGGAACCACCG ATTCTCCATCATATCTTGCTTGACATGCCAAGCCTTGCCTTCTTCACAACTTATGCTCtattggttttgttttgggcaGAGATTTACTACCAG GCACGTGCTGTATCAACTGATGGGTTGAGACCAACTTTCCTTACGGTAAATGCAGTGGTCTATATTATTCAG ATTGTTTTGTGGCTGATATTGTGGTGGAATCCTGTTCATGTTCTGGCCACCCTTTCTAAGATGTTCTTTGCCAGTGTCTCTTTGTTTGCTGCCCTCGGGTTTCTTATTTATGGGGGAAG ATTGTTCTTGATGTTACAGCGCTTTCCTGTGGAATCCAAAGGAAGACGTAAGAAGTTGCAAGAG GTTGGCTATGTGACAACtatatgtttttcttgtttcctCGTCAGATGCATCATG ATGTGCTTTAATGCTTTTGATCAAGCTGCAGACCTTGATGTTTTGGATCATCctgttctaaattttatatactACCTG TTGGTTGAGATTTTACCTTCTTCTCTGGTCCTCTTCATTCTGAGAAAGCTGCCTCCCAAACGAGGAATTACGCAGTACCATCCTATCCGCTGA